One genomic window of Planctomycetaceae bacterium includes the following:
- a CDS encoding VWA domain-containing protein, with amino-acid sequence MNRLRQTLRRIFPPPRRPLTWKSGIPLAVFLVLFASTCLTLYFRNRIDFVRPWMFLLLLVTPWIWWMQAAGYSGLPRFRGGLASFIRLLIAGLLIVVLAEPRAVRTSDVVSVVYDVDVSDSVNEAKDQALSIVAGSAAERPPKDEAGLVVFGRNAAVEYPPRETFPFEKFINSQVGQDATNLEQSLALSSAMLPEEHTGRVVLISDGTETVGQLKDVIDDLQSRNIEVDVVPIEYEFDREVLLERLDLPRFVRLGETYDTSVVLTSLKPGSGTLVLEQNDKVIERMPVEFQAGKNRFSVPILVAAPGYYEYRARIEVPTTEDTRVENNEVQNYLFIEGPGRVLVVTDPQDDPQEWQYFVQALQQGEREVEVKTAIEFPLDPLSLMPYDAIVFCDVPADTLSSTQIQAVHDAVRNLGIGFLMLGGPNSFGPGGYQNSPIEDALPISMEISKKKILPKGALVIILHTCEFPQGNSWAKRITKEAIRVLNAEDEVGAIGYGNSGEYWIFELTPASDYNSLVTKINAAQIGDMPSFDTTMELGLVGLQKSDAATRHMIIISDGDPPMPPPAVVQKFRDTETTISTVAIFPHGPRDAQTLNAIASATGGRFYYPPDPAQLPSIFIKEAKTLRRSQVQKRTFTPIRVNDDPIIRGITATPPLHGYVLTSEKEDPRATILLAAPPKEGDAVADDSDVDPILAVWRYGLGATAAFTSDMTNDWGRDWLGWDQFQQMVTQLMTRISRVRREQFLRVYTYTNGNEGVIVVEDFHPEESLLDVTVTVTGPDNFNVSKPVRQIAPRRYQVSVPLHGQGRYQVQVAAVGADRRETAYGGFIVSYSPEYLRFRANPIVLRDIATRTGGRELEADANGEELAKQIYGDRKPKRSSTSIFDWFLMTLACLVPLDVAVRRVQVDVGWVKHLFRKGKKESTETMGALLQRTESVRSTLVGQKDSDRPRPAISERPVVPRPVLPKPVQKTEGQQSSKPQASEAPSTPASDDGSTTSRLLAMKKKRAEEDKEG; translated from the coding sequence GTGAACCGACTTCGGCAAACGCTGCGAAGAATCTTCCCGCCACCGCGGCGTCCGCTGACCTGGAAGTCGGGCATTCCGCTGGCCGTGTTTCTGGTCCTGTTCGCCTCAACCTGCCTGACGCTGTACTTCCGGAACCGAATTGATTTCGTCCGGCCCTGGATGTTTCTTCTGCTGCTGGTCACGCCGTGGATCTGGTGGATGCAGGCAGCAGGCTATTCCGGTCTGCCGCGGTTTCGAGGCGGGCTGGCATCGTTTATCCGACTGTTGATTGCCGGCCTGCTGATCGTCGTCCTTGCCGAACCTAGAGCCGTCCGGACCAGCGACGTGGTTTCGGTTGTGTATGACGTGGATGTGTCCGATTCGGTCAACGAAGCGAAGGATCAGGCGTTGTCCATCGTGGCCGGTTCTGCTGCGGAGCGTCCTCCGAAAGACGAAGCCGGCCTGGTCGTTTTCGGCCGCAATGCCGCCGTCGAATATCCGCCGCGCGAAACGTTTCCGTTCGAGAAATTTATCAATTCGCAGGTCGGCCAGGACGCCACCAATCTGGAACAGTCGCTGGCGCTAAGTTCCGCCATGCTGCCCGAAGAACATACCGGTCGCGTCGTACTAATCAGCGATGGCACCGAGACCGTCGGGCAACTCAAGGATGTCATTGACGACCTGCAGTCACGCAACATCGAAGTGGATGTTGTCCCCATCGAATACGAATTCGACCGCGAAGTCCTGCTGGAACGACTCGACCTGCCGAGGTTCGTGCGGCTGGGCGAAACCTACGACACATCCGTTGTGCTGACGTCGCTGAAACCGGGTTCCGGAACGCTGGTCCTGGAACAGAACGACAAAGTCATCGAACGGATGCCGGTCGAGTTCCAGGCAGGCAAGAACCGCTTTTCCGTTCCGATCCTGGTGGCGGCGCCGGGCTATTACGAGTACCGGGCTCGCATTGAAGTGCCGACCACGGAAGACACTCGCGTCGAGAACAACGAGGTTCAGAACTATCTGTTTATCGAAGGGCCCGGCCGAGTCCTGGTGGTCACCGATCCTCAGGATGATCCGCAGGAATGGCAGTACTTTGTTCAGGCGCTGCAACAGGGCGAACGCGAAGTGGAAGTGAAGACGGCGATCGAGTTCCCGCTGGATCCGCTGTCGCTGATGCCCTACGACGCGATCGTGTTCTGCGACGTGCCGGCCGATACACTGTCGTCGACGCAGATTCAGGCGGTTCACGACGCCGTGCGAAACCTGGGAATCGGATTTCTGATGCTGGGAGGGCCGAACAGCTTCGGACCGGGCGGTTACCAGAATTCGCCCATTGAAGACGCGCTGCCGATTTCGATGGAAATCAGCAAGAAGAAGATCCTTCCCAAAGGCGCGCTGGTCATCATTTTGCACACATGCGAGTTTCCTCAGGGCAATAGCTGGGCCAAGCGAATTACCAAGGAAGCCATCCGCGTTCTTAACGCCGAAGACGAAGTGGGTGCGATCGGCTACGGGAATTCCGGCGAATACTGGATCTTCGAACTGACTCCCGCCAGTGACTACAACAGCCTGGTCACGAAGATCAATGCCGCCCAGATTGGCGACATGCCGAGCTTCGACACGACGATGGAACTCGGTCTGGTGGGGCTGCAAAAGAGCGACGCGGCAACGCGGCACATGATTATCATTTCCGACGGCGATCCTCCCATGCCCCCACCGGCCGTCGTTCAAAAGTTCCGCGATACAGAAACGACGATTTCCACTGTCGCCATCTTTCCCCACGGCCCGCGCGATGCTCAGACGCTGAACGCGATCGCCAGCGCCACGGGAGGCCGATTCTATTATCCGCCGGATCCGGCGCAGTTGCCGTCAATCTTTATCAAGGAAGCCAAGACACTGCGCCGCAGCCAGGTGCAGAAGCGGACATTTACGCCGATTCGCGTCAACGATGACCCGATCATCCGCGGCATTACCGCGACACCACCGCTGCACGGCTATGTGCTGACGTCCGAAAAGGAAGACCCGCGAGCCACCATTCTGCTGGCCGCTCCGCCGAAGGAAGGCGACGCCGTTGCCGACGACAGCGACGTCGATCCGATCCTGGCTGTCTGGCGATATGGCCTGGGAGCCACCGCGGCGTTCACATCGGACATGACCAACGACTGGGGTCGCGACTGGCTGGGCTGGGATCAGTTCCAGCAGATGGTGACTCAACTAATGACGCGTATCAGTCGCGTTCGACGCGAACAGTTTCTGCGAGTCTACACATACACCAACGGCAACGAAGGAGTCATCGTCGTCGAAGATTTCCACCCGGAAGAATCACTGCTGGATGTCACCGTCACCGTCACCGGCCCGGACAATTTCAATGTCTCGAAACCCGTCCGCCAGATTGCTCCCCGACGTTACCAGGTCAGTGTGCCGCTGCACGGGCAGGGGCGTTATCAGGTCCAGGTGGCAGCCGTCGGCGCCGATCGCCGGGAAACCGCATACGGCGGTTTCATCGTTTCGTACTCGCCGGAGTACCTGCGGTTTCGGGCGAACCCGATTGTGCTGCGAGACATCGCAACTCGCACCGGCGGGCGAGAGCTGGAAGCCGACGCTAACGGTGAGGAACTTGCCAAACAGATTTATGGTGACCGGAAACCCAAACGCAGTTCGACTTCCATCTTTGACTGGTTCCTGATGACACTGGCCTGCCTGGTCCCGCTGGATGTGGCCGTGCGACGTGTCCAGGTCGACGTCGGCTGGGTGAAACATCTGTTCCGCAAGGGGAAAAAGGAGTCGACCGAAACAATGGGAGCCCTGCTGCAGCGAACAGAGTCCGTGCGGTCAACGCTCGTCGGACAAAAGGACTCCGATCGTCCCCGGCCGGCAATCTCAGAGCGCCCCGTCGTCCCGCGCCCGGTGCTGCCGAAACCGGTGCAGAAAACAGAAGGGCAGCAGTCATCGAAGCCTCAGGCATCGGAAGCCCCGTCCACTCCCGCGAGCGACGACGGCAGCACGACGTCTCGATTGCTGGCCATGAAGAAGAAGCGTGCGGAGGAAGATAAGGAAGGCTAG
- a CDS encoding DUF58 domain-containing protein — protein MTTTTKSQLTSLFDNTILNRVERMRLKPRRRLTNRSRGEHLSGKGGSSTDFADYRDYAVGDDMRYVDWNIFARLHRPYIKQFQHEEELHIVLLIDASTSMLFDHKLLRARQLAASFGIMGLLGIERVSAYAIHQKEGQPWRLPPGTGRTRIRQLLSFLEQIEGGGNIPVEQAIDTMLKFHRGRGVAIIVSDFLTFSDLTRSLNMLYSTGLEVWGLQILGESEISPSVEGDLRFVDSETGDTLDVTNAGELLSLYQNHREWLKDYLNQQCRRRNGRFHSISSNTPLELILFDQLARQGWVQR, from the coding sequence GTGACCACAACCACGAAATCACAGCTCACAAGCCTGTTCGACAATACGATCCTGAATCGTGTTGAACGAATGAGGCTGAAACCCCGGCGACGGCTGACAAATCGCAGCCGCGGTGAGCATCTGTCGGGCAAGGGCGGCAGCAGCACGGACTTCGCCGACTATCGCGACTACGCGGTCGGCGACGACATGCGCTACGTCGACTGGAACATCTTCGCACGGCTGCATCGCCCGTACATCAAGCAGTTTCAGCACGAAGAAGAACTGCACATCGTGCTGCTGATAGATGCCTCCACATCGATGCTGTTCGACCACAAGCTGCTGCGAGCCCGGCAGCTTGCGGCATCGTTCGGCATCATGGGGCTGCTGGGGATTGAACGAGTCAGCGCCTACGCGATCCATCAGAAGGAAGGTCAACCGTGGCGGCTGCCGCCGGGCACCGGACGAACCCGCATCCGGCAGTTGCTGAGCTTCCTGGAACAGATTGAAGGCGGCGGCAACATTCCCGTCGAACAGGCGATCGACACGATGCTGAAGTTTCACCGCGGACGAGGCGTCGCCATCATTGTCAGCGACTTCCTGACGTTTTCCGATCTGACGCGGTCACTGAATATGCTGTACAGCACGGGACTGGAAGTCTGGGGACTGCAGATTCTGGGCGAATCGGAAATCAGTCCCAGCGTCGAAGGAGACCTGCGTTTCGTCGACAGCGAAACCGGTGACACGCTGGACGTCACCAACGCCGGCGAACTGCTGAGCCTGTATCAAAACCACCGCGAATGGCTGAAGGATTACCTGAATCAGCAGTGCCGTCGTCGCAACGGACGATTTCATTCGATCAGCTCGAATACGCCGCTGGAACTGATCCTGTTTGACCAGCTCGCTCGGCAGGGATGGGTGCAGCGATGA
- a CDS encoding MoxR family ATPase, which produces MSAAATASTAELQSEADQFRREFESIRNAVGQVIVGQQNVVEATLTAILCGGNVLLEGVPGLGKTELVKALSQVLHLHFSRIQFTPDLMPADVIGTNVMTADEGGNYRFEFRRGPIFTQLLLADEINRATPKTQSALLETMQEGTVTTGGSTYHMEQPFFVLATQNPIEQEGTFPLPEAQLDRFMFKVVVDFLSLEDLNEVVSRTILRKKVEVSTVIDGPRILHLRQVLDRVVVSDPMRDYACRLVLSTHPNSDFAPERVRQFLRWGASPRAAQALIRAARVRALGQGRPHVAFEDIRHFASEVLQHRALLNYDGQAENVSVADLIADCVKNVPTEA; this is translated from the coding sequence ATGTCAGCCGCAGCGACCGCCTCGACTGCCGAACTGCAATCGGAAGCCGATCAGTTCCGCCGTGAATTCGAATCCATCCGAAACGCCGTCGGCCAGGTCATCGTCGGCCAGCAGAACGTCGTCGAAGCCACGCTGACGGCAATTCTCTGCGGCGGCAACGTCCTGCTGGAAGGCGTCCCCGGCCTGGGAAAAACGGAACTCGTCAAGGCACTGTCGCAGGTCCTGCATCTGCACTTCAGCCGAATTCAGTTTACTCCCGACCTGATGCCGGCCGACGTCATCGGCACCAACGTGATGACCGCCGACGAAGGCGGAAATTACCGTTTCGAATTTCGCAGAGGACCGATTTTCACTCAGTTGCTGCTGGCCGACGAAATCAATCGGGCCACCCCGAAGACTCAGTCCGCGCTGCTGGAGACCATGCAGGAAGGCACCGTCACAACAGGCGGCAGCACCTATCACATGGAACAGCCGTTCTTTGTGCTGGCGACGCAGAACCCCATCGAACAGGAAGGCACTTTTCCTCTGCCGGAAGCACAGCTTGACCGCTTCATGTTCAAGGTCGTCGTCGATTTCCTGTCACTTGAAGACCTGAACGAAGTCGTTTCGCGGACGATCCTCAGAAAGAAAGTTGAAGTCTCCACGGTCATCGACGGACCCCGGATTCTGCATCTGCGGCAGGTATTGGATCGCGTCGTCGTCAGCGACCCGATGCGAGACTACGCCTGCCGGCTGGTGCTTTCGACTCACCCGAATTCGGACTTCGCTCCGGAACGAGTCAGGCAGTTCCTGCGCTGGGGAGCCAGCCCGCGGGCCGCACAGGCGCTGATCCGCGCGGCTCGCGTCAGGGCGCTCGGCCAGGGGCGGCCGCACGTCGCGTTCGAAGACATCCGGCACTTCGCGTCGGAAGTGCTGCAGCACCGGGCATTACTGAACTATGACGGCCAGGCCGAAAACGTCTCCGTCGCCGACCTGATCGCGGACTGTGTGAAAAACGTGCCGACGGAGGCCTGA